In Drosophila santomea strain STO CAGO 1482 chromosome 3L, Prin_Dsan_1.1, whole genome shotgun sequence, a single window of DNA contains:
- the LOC120450355 gene encoding formin-J, with translation MSCSARSRKRNSGSTLDEYDKVSTLANADDTECTSPDPGREPESNEPDSQTEPEPEPEFGHLNETRRKIHDAIAALNDDSFDKRMARLLMQYEGAIREEFERAQYLPLKCRKLARILTGLTDVIHTMVQGRALQRDEGYRQRMCNIVGFYISCELCSAQEPVEKEEIIINRINSCLKLYVEYGDGGAGVHREHVLRTLLAAPKLFNRASILSMLYSRLFPHWSMPSVMIQAELPDKLYIEYILIFYYWQRLVSDESVKERIVEFAEKFMRPSRSLALKSVYAHYLPKFTDQNSATRTILNHLRMSSCTSLHVVSKVDNRPPQSNEVVLSSDDEDSCPMWDISGTPTSSINNHPPVFLQNLCQNARQLEPCKRANALFSGIDNSIEIVELRDSDDDVEMFSVNFNVPANVDGINSNSNSNDSANQTPTTILNEDDSVPVTRIYPSNLRTYERAVLPPTTYTVPRIVNSYSCRRDSLHLVSTTAPHLVDQCVQTLDDEEPNLVEDDQYSGSHSHGFFPRSSNASDASGQRTPLYHCRQTSSQNSNCSESSLLKKQVTFSPRHLGATTPNAKTGASKKPSIKQYKPSSSNGSDSYRWKEEHRKASAKMFAKLDAKIKARNEAASQLTPTTSNASSSTPTKISATPTRIRNTQRGQRVALPTPPASTHSSSSPCQLRSASTDHHNSNADSDFSRRLFSKTAGDEVSYYNHLLTLQRENIRRRRLNNQKKKKNRRVSHKLQNNDDKLSMLKQATKRCRKLRASNAKRKIEVQQLEQDLDTIRKSAPHKLPIIRLKRCNLKSRTRSLRAEEAPTVQDGICCMNADQELEEQRKVQKPKRKRHKKKLEEQRKVKPKRKRHKKELEEQRKRQKPKEKRHKKVKKELENGNDLGEEETVTSQNQLNEEEKKEKRHAPEAPSEQERELDLEHQQFLEEQLLQEQHQLAIHEEKHNHMDDEQEAHEEAELLQDQQPREETHLHVENTNSAEKEPPLIEEDEQEAKDQTPNEQLVEDQQQETDQQLLEEQPHEQKEEHSLEQPQEQEEKDSLEQEEEQSLEQEEEQSLEHPQEQEEEQLLGREQLDKLIKPTMNGQRRKRRRRYKRPIWTHVKNKKKKQWLIDYPFEFEADPALDTSSIQPEPAPDEQLVEPVANLPTPEPAYDFDQDLVPEVGNELEIEAPIRVAEDEDSTALLSPSHNLELVTSHVPVYLLNGESRDVSTPMSSSSFSAGCSETYASSKELV, from the exons ATGAGCTGCTCGGCCAGGAGCCGAAAGCGGAACAGCGGCAGCACGCTGGACGAATACGACAAGGTCAGCACTTTGGCCAATGCCGATGATACCGAGTGTACATCGCCGGATCCGGGGCGGGAGCCGGAAAGCAACGAACCGGATTCGCAGACGGAGCCAGAGCCGGAACCTGAGTTTGGCCATTTGAATGAGACGCGACGGAAGATTCACGATGCCATTGCTGCTTTGAATGATGATAGCTTCGATAAGCGAATGGCCCGGTTGCTCATGCAGTACGAGGG CGCCATTCGGGAAGAGTTCGAGCGGGCACAGTATTTGCCCCTGAAGTGCCGCAAGTTGGCGCGAATCCTAACCGGTCTCACGGATGTCATCCACACCATGGTTCAGGGTCGAGCGCTGCAGCGGGACGAGGGATACAGGCAACGCATGTGCAACATTGTTGGCTTCTACATATCCTGCGAACTCTGCTCCGCACAAGAGCCGGTGGAAAAGGAGGAGATCATCATCAACCGGATCAACAGCTGCCTGAAGCTCTATGTGGAGTACGGAGATGGTGGCGCCGGCGTCCACCGGGAGCACGTGCTGCGCACTCTCCTCGCTGCACCCAAGCTCTTCAACAGAGCCAGCATTTTGTCCATGCTGTACAG CCGCCTCTTTCCCCACTGGTCCATGCCCAGCGTTATGATTCAAGCAGAACTGCCAGATAAACTCTACATTGAATACATACTCATATTTTACTACTGGCAGCGCCTGGTGTCGGATGAGTCAGTCAAGGAGCGCATCGTGGAGTTCGCCGAAAAGTTCATGCGACCCTCAAGATCGCTGGCCCTAAAAAGTGTCTATGCCCACTACTTGCCAAAGTTTACGGACCAGAATTCGGCCACGCGCACTATATTGAATCATCTGCGAATGAGCAGTTGCACCAGTTTGCATGTGGTCAGCAAGGTGGACAATCGACCGCCCCAGTCCAACGAAGTG GTTCTCAGCTCCGATGATGAGGACAGCTGCCCGATGTGGGACATATCTGGTACGCCGACATCATCAATTAACAATCATCCGCCCGTTTTCCTCCAGAATCTCTGCCAGAATGCTCGCCAGTTGGAGCCGTGCAAGAGGGCCAATGCTCTGTTTAGCGGCATTGACAACTCAATAGAAATCGTAGAGCTGCGCGACTCTGACGATGATGTGGAGATGTTTTCGGTTAACTTTAATGTGCCTGCCAACGTGGATGGCATCAATTCGAACTCCAACTCAAACGATTCGGCCAATCAGACACCGACAACGATTCTCAACGAGGACGACTCCGTGCCCGTCACTCGCATATATCCCAGCAACCTGCGGACTTACGAAAGAGCTGTGCTTCCACCCACTACCTACACAGTGCCGCGGATTGTGAACAGCTACAGTTGCCGCCGGGATAGTCTCCATTTGGTGTCCACCACGGCGCCACATCTTGTCGATCAGTGTGTGCAAACGTTGGATGACGAGGAGCCGAATCTGGTGGAGGATGATCAATACTCAGGCTCCCACAGCCATGGCTTCTTCCCGCGAAGCAGCAATGCCAGCGATGCCAGCGGACAACGAACTCCACTTTACCACTGCCGTCAAACTTCTAGTCAAAACAGCAACTGTAGCGAGTCCTCGCTGCTCAAGAAACAGGTTACCTTCAGTCCCCGGCACTTGGGCGCGACTACTCCGAACGCCAAGACAGGGGCATCCAAAAAGCCATCCATTAAGCAGTACAAGCCATCTTCGTCCAATGGCTCAGATTCATATCGATGGAAAGAGg AGCACCGAAAGGCCAGTGCGAAAATGTTCGCCAAACTGGACGCTAAGATCAAAGCCAGGAATGAAGCTGCCAGTCAGCTAACGCCTACCACTAGCAATGCCTCCAGTAGCACACCCACAAAGATCTCGGCCACACCCACCCGCATCCGGAACACGCAACGAGGACAAAGAGTGGCGTTGCCCACGCCGCCAGCTTCAACGCACAGTTCGAGTAGTCCCTGCCAGTTACGAAGTGCATCAACTGACCACCATAACTCAAACGCTGATTCGGATTTCAGTCGACGCCTTTTCTCCAAAACAGCGGGCGATGAAGTGAGTTACTACAATCACCTGCTAACGCTGCAGCGTGAGAATATTCGACGACGTAGGTTGAATAAtcagaagaagaaaaagaatcGAAGAGTCAGCCATAAGTTGCAAAATAACGATGATAAGCTTAGTATGCTCAAGCAGGCCACAAAGCGATGTCGGAAGCTTCGCGCCTCAAATGCAAAGCGAAAAATAGAGGTACAGCAACTGGAACAGGATCTCGACACCATTCGCAAATCTGCGCCACATAAATTGCCTATAATAAGACTGAAACGTTGTAATCTCAAGAGCCGGACACGGTCACTCAGAGCTGAAGAAGCTCCTACTGTCCAAGATGGTATATGTTGTATGAATGCAGATCAAGAGTTAGAGGAACAAAGAAAGGTGCAGAAGCCTAAAAGAAAgcgccacaaaaaaaagttaGAGGAACAAAGAAAGGTGAAGCCTAAACGAAAGCGACACAAAAAAGAGTTAGAGGAACAAAGAAAGAGGCAAAAGCCTAAAGAAAAGCGAcacaaaaaagtgaaaaaggaGCTAGAAAACGGAAATGATTTGGGGGAAGAAGAAACTGTAACATCGCAAAATCAACTGAATGAGGaagaaaaaaaggagaaaCGCCACGCTCCTGAAGCGCCAAGTGAGCAGGAACGAGAGCTCGATCTGGAGCATCAACAATTTCTGGAAGAGCAGCTGCTACAAGAGCAACATCAATTGGCGATCCACGAGGAAAAGCATAACCATATGGATGATGAACAAGAAGCGCACGAAGAAGCAGAACTGCTGCAGGATCAACAGCCGCGGGAGGAAACACATCTTCATGTTGAGAATACAAACTCGGCAGAGAAGGAGCCACCTCTGATAGAAGAGGATGAGCAGGAAGCGAAAGATCAAACTCCAAATGAGCAGTTAGTGGAAGATCAGCAACAGGAAACGGATCAACAGCTGTTGGAAGAACAGCCTCATGAGCAGAAAGAGGAGCACTCATTGGAGCAGCctcaggagcaggaagagaAAGACTCACTGGAGCAGGAAGAGGAACAGTCACTGGAGCAGGAAGAGGAACAGTCACTGGAGCACCctcaggagcaggaagaggaaCAGTTACTGGGTCGCGAGCAGTTAGACAAGCTAATTAAGCCAACAATGAATGGCCAAAGGCGAAAGCGAAGACGGCGATACAAGCGCCCCATTTGGACGCACGTAAAGaataagaaaaagaagcagTGGCTAATAGATTACCCATTCGAATTTGAGGCAGATCCCGCACTAGATACGTCTTCTATTCAACCAGAGCCGGCTCCAGATGAACAGCTGGTCGAGCCAGTTGCCAATCTGCCGACACCAGAACCCGCCTATGATTTCGATCAGGACTTGGTGCCCGAGGTGGGCAACGAGTTGGAGATTGAAGCTCCCATTCGCGTGGCCGAGGACGAAGACAGCACTGCGTTACTCTCGCCGTCCCACAACCTGGAACTGGTGACCAGTCACGTGCCGGTGTACTTGCTCAATGGTGAAAGTCGCGATGTCAGCACGCCCATGTCCAGCAGCTCATTCAGTGCCGGGTGTTCAGAGACATATGCGTCGTCGAAGGAATTAGTTTAG